The Dioscorea cayenensis subsp. rotundata cultivar TDr96_F1 chromosome 19, TDr96_F1_v2_PseudoChromosome.rev07_lg8_w22 25.fasta, whole genome shotgun sequence genome includes a window with the following:
- the LOC120250123 gene encoding MADS-box protein SVP-like, with translation MRGENLQELTLEELMHLERTIDIGLTRVMERKGLQIMKQLSSLQQKEMQLLEDNKRLREKMGLCMIDHASVSGLHEDGQYSSESIDTSDTLLRLGLP, from the exons ATGAGAGGAGAAAACCTGCAGGAATTAACTTTAGAGGAGCTAATGCATCTTGAAAGAACAATTGATATTGGATTGACTCGCGTAATGGAAagaaag GGTCTACAAATAATGAAACAGTTAAGCAGTCTTCAACAAAAG GAAATGCAACTCCTGGAGGACAATAAGAGGCTGAGAGAAAag ATGGGGTTGTGCATGATTGATCATGCCTCAGTGAGTGGTCTCCATGAAGATGGCCAATATTCCTCTGAATCAATTGACACTTCTGATACATTACTTAGGCTCGG CCTACCATAA